From the Candidatus Omnitrophota bacterium genome, one window contains:
- a CDS encoding nitronate monooxygenase, which translates to MSHPIIIQGGMGAGVSNWILAKAVSKTGQLGVVSGTALDSILARRLQLGDPGGHIRRALEHFPIQDIAKRIYDNYFIPCGKKLKEAFKLIPMHSLTPSRALQELTTAANFVEVFLAKEGHNGLVGINYLEKIQLPNLASIYGAMLAGVDYVLMGAGIPREIPGVLDKFTHHDEASLRINVLGADPQDDFRIRFDPAKIIGKISQALKRPNFLAIISSVTLAISLKKKSTGEVNGFVIEGPTAGGHNAPPRGSMQLNDDGEPIYGEKDEVDLEKINEIGLPYWLAGSYGDPLRIEQALEQGAAGVQIGSPFAFCEESGLSRDIKQRILTLILANQAKVYTDPKASPTNFPFKVLNLEGTLSDKDDYEERVRICDLGYLRTPYKDEDNRVKYRCPSEPKEDYARKGGEASDTEGRKCLCNSLLSNIGLCQTQRSGYVEKPLITSGKDLSLVARFLKNGNLSYSAADVVRELCPQMELAAALA; encoded by the coding sequence ATGAGCCATCCAATCATCATTCAAGGGGGAATGGGGGCCGGCGTCTCCAACTGGATTCTCGCAAAAGCCGTCTCGAAAACAGGTCAATTAGGGGTTGTCTCCGGGACCGCATTGGATTCGATCTTGGCCCGGCGGCTGCAACTGGGCGATCCTGGCGGCCACATTCGCCGGGCGTTGGAACATTTTCCCATCCAGGATATCGCCAAACGCATTTACGATAATTATTTCATCCCCTGCGGAAAGAAGCTAAAAGAAGCGTTCAAACTCATCCCTATGCACTCGCTTACTCCCAGCCGAGCGCTGCAAGAATTGACGACGGCCGCCAATTTCGTCGAAGTGTTTCTGGCGAAAGAAGGGCATAACGGCCTTGTGGGAATCAACTACCTCGAAAAAATTCAACTGCCCAACCTCGCTTCCATATATGGAGCGATGCTGGCGGGCGTGGATTACGTGCTAATGGGCGCGGGCATCCCGCGCGAAATTCCGGGGGTATTGGATAAATTCACCCATCACGACGAAGCATCTCTTCGGATCAACGTATTGGGCGCGGACCCTCAAGACGATTTTCGCATACGGTTCGATCCGGCGAAAATCATCGGGAAGATTTCGCAAGCGCTTAAACGTCCCAATTTCCTGGCTATCATCTCCTCCGTCACGCTGGCCATCTCCTTGAAAAAGAAATCGACGGGCGAAGTCAATGGTTTCGTCATCGAAGGACCAACGGCGGGAGGGCATAACGCCCCGCCGCGAGGTTCCATGCAACTCAATGACGATGGAGAGCCGATTTACGGCGAAAAAGACGAAGTCGATCTCGAAAAAATTAACGAAATCGGACTACCCTATTGGCTTGCAGGATCCTATGGCGATCCTCTGCGCATCGAACAAGCATTAGAGCAAGGCGCGGCGGGAGTTCAAATCGGCAGCCCCTTCGCCTTTTGCGAAGAATCGGGTCTTTCCAGGGATATCAAGCAGCGGATACTTACGTTGATTCTTGCGAACCAAGCGAAAGTGTATACCGATCCCAAGGCGTCGCCTACCAATTTTCCTTTTAAAGTGCTGAATCTCGAAGGCACGCTATCCGATAAGGATGACTACGAAGAAAGAGTCCGCATTTGCGATCTGGGTTATTTGCGCACGCCCTACAAAGACGAAGATAACCGCGTGAAATACCGTTGTCCCTCCGAACCGAAGGAAGATTATGCGCGCAAAGGAGGAGAGGCGAGCGATACGGAGGGACGCAAGTGTCTTTGCAATTCCCTGCTGTCGAATATCGGTTTATGCCAGACGCAGCGTTCGGGCTATGTGGAAAAACCGCTCATCACCTCCGGCAAGGATCTCTCGCTGGTGGCTCGTTTTCTGAAAAATGGCAATTTATCCTATTCCGCCGCCGACGTCGTGCGGGAACTCTGTCCCCAAATGGAATTAGCCGCCGCCTTAGCCTGA